Proteins encoded within one genomic window of Triticum aestivum cultivar Chinese Spring chromosome 2D, IWGSC CS RefSeq v2.1, whole genome shotgun sequence:
- the LOC123054043 gene encoding NAD(P)H-quinone oxidoreductase subunit M, chloroplastic, producing the protein MATAAASSFLSPAAKFALQSRCPSAKTAPRSVRFPPVRAQQEVKEEEPAATVPPLQEEQATAAAAAAKGPAQSLPRQPLAESKNMGREYGSQWLSCTTRHVRIYAAYIDPETNAFDQTQTDKLTLMLDPTEEFVWTDETCQMVYNEFQDLVDHYEGAPLSEYTLRLIGSDLEHYIRKLLYDGEIKYNMRSRVLNFSMGKPRIKFNSSQMPDVK; encoded by the exons ATGGCGACCGCGGCGGCCTCGTCGTTCCTCTCCCCGGCGGCAAAGTTCGCGCTCCAGAGCCGGTGCCCAAGCGCCAAAACTGCACCACGTAGCGTCCGCTTCCCCCCGGTGCGAGCCCAGCAGGAGGTGAAAGAGGAGGAGCCCGCGGCGACGGTGCCGCCGCTGCAGgaggagcaggcgacggcggcggcggcggcggcgaagggcccCGCGCAGTCGCTGCCGCGGCAGCCGCTGGCGGAGAGCAAGAACATGGGGCGGGAGTACGGCAGCCAGTGGCTGAGCTGCACGACGCGGCACGTGCGCATCTACGCCGCGTACATCGACCCGGAGACCAACGCGTTCGACCAGACGCAGACGGACAAGCTCACGCTCATGCTCGACCCCACCGAGGAGTTCGTCTGGACCGACGAGACATGCCAGATGGTCTACAACGAGTTCCAGGACCTCGTCGACCACTACGAG GGAGCTCCACTGTCAGAGTACACGCTTCGTCTCATCGGCTCTGATCTTGAGCACTACATCCGCAAGCTGCTCTATGACGGGGAGATCAAGTACAACATGAGGTCCAGAGTGCTCAACTTCAGCATGGGCAAACCCCGCATCAAATTCAACAGCAGCCAGATGCCAGATGTAAAATAG